The Solanum pennellii chromosome 4, SPENNV200 genomic interval aaacataatttaaagcttttaaaataataaactagaGCTTGAGTTATTAtaacaaaatgcataatattttacatatattgACCATTGAAAATACATACATTCATAGAAAGAGATACATATTATAATATACTCTTCacacaatattatttattcCACACGCTAGCTAGAGCTAGCCAATATTGCAAATTATCATcacacaaacacaaacacaaacacaaacacacattgatatacatcttttatttctttttgtatatcctttatttcttgaaaaggtgacacaaacacaaacacaaacacacattgatatacatcttttatttcttttcgtATATCCTTTATTTCTTGAAAAGGTGACGCTCTATATCCTTGGTTAAGTCAAGGAGAAGACCCAATTGAATGAGAGGCTCTGGAatatcttcatttttcttttcgtATTCAATTGTCCATGTTGTCCACTCATGTTCACAAGATAGGGTACCAGTAAAGGAACTATACAAATCTAACACATCTCCTTCAATCACTTTCCAAGTGATTGATTTCTTATCAAGATCGATGGCTTCAATTACTTGCTTAGCAGACTTCTTTTGTCCAGctgtaattattaaaataaacaaaatataattggTGTTACTCCTTGTTTGACTGTTAATTAACTCCTcatgaaaacaaacaaattttacATGAATTGGATATTGTGATTGCTCTATGAAAGCATTgacaaattcaaagaaaatcagatttaattaaattttactttggTGTTCggtatagagaaaaaaatattttttatttttccaaaatatttcgtttaggaaagtaagaaaatgatttctctaatgaaaataactatagGAAAGACAAATTTCATATGATATTCTAATTTCATCGTATCGATCGTGTCACCTAACCATCCAACCCCACAAATCTCATTCATTACCTTATCCCACTTCATACTGTTATGCTAGATTACATATAAGTATTTTTGGGACAATAGTTTCTTActtacttaataaatattaaaaaataaatgaaagacttattttttttccaaaaaaaatatttcttagaaaaacattttcctgtATATACTAAACACACACCTCCTCGATGGACAATATTACTATCTTCTCCCTACAatcgaaaagaaaaaaaaacaatttagtgTCCCTCTAGCAGCTCTAGATGTTGGTGTGATTCACGCAACTCGAATTTGAATTAGTCAGAAATTAAATTTCGAATATCCATATGAACAAAAGTTGagtagcaaaaaaaaaaatggatctCAAAAAATTATCTAATGCTCCTAGAATATAATTTCAATTATTGCATTGTTTTCCTAGAATAtaatttcaattatattattaataatagtaatatctTTTTATCCTTCCTAGGAATTTCCGTCCTTTTTTCTTCCTTGATGACTCAAATCTACGATTTTACGATCGAAAATGAACGATCTTAATGACCATCTGAGTAATTCACTCTTGTCTTTTAATTCATGTTTAGTATGAAAAAGTAATATTCCATGGAAAAGTTCTTTTTctgcaaaatattttttagtatttgataattggaaagatatataattaaaagcATATACTATTAaggattaataataatattaataaatcatagaATATATAGTCCGATGAACCTTTTTGAGTACTAAATATTAGTAAGTAATGTTTAACAATTAGTTGAAGCAAATTTCTTTACTTCCAGCCACAagtgaaaattttcttttgtgaaacaaaaagctttacttgaaatatatttatggTAATCAAAACCATTAAATAACCTCTTTCAAGAACATCATTTActtgaaaaatatcttttatactatcaaataatcttaaatatagaaaattgaTGTATGTAAATCTTATTGAAGGAGAGAGAATAGAAAAATATGTGCTACCTTCGTTATAATTGCAGCTAACGATCGAACCAACTTTTACAGCTTCACCTGCGTGTATCTCCAAATGGTTGATAATATTAGGACTTATATTAGGTATATGATGGGTATGGATgtgaaaaaaatcaagaattggGTGTTCTTTACACTTTACCTCCACTGAAGCAATTAATTTGCCTTTCACACCCATATTTTCTTCAATTACAATAAGTTTTGGAAAGAAAGTGGTGAGAAAATGTTAGTAACATTGTAACCTTTATATAGATTTTAATTTGTTGTGAGAAGTTAGATAgtagaaaatattattcaacacatcacatattgttgttattattattattattgttgttgttgttgttggatCGTCACTATTAATGAATTAGGCATGCAGGCACGCATGCACTGTCACGATCCGAGCCTACATTCTGGACGTGGCCGGTACTCAAGAACTATTGTTTGTCCCCAAGTGAACTCTTATCCTGGTTGACTATAAGCGCAAGACTAACTCaatcatacaaaatttataactgaataaaatcaataacttaaatataaaGCTTTAACTTAAAGGATTTACTttgaatattaataaaatattcaactaGCCAACAATAGGCAACTCAAGtctgtaaaagttttaataagaTAAATGAAACAGACTTCTCAAACCctattgtctatctatgaagcctctcaCTGACAAAGATGGAAGTCGGGACGGGACTTACGACATCCTAACAACTGATATAACTGAAAGTACAAGCGGAACCCTCCGGAAATAAGGAGACTCACCATAGCTAACCCAAACTCCATATGATATCAATGAAGTTtctgttgatgatcctgaatacttGTACATGCATCATGAAACTATGCAGGCCAAATAGATCAGTACGTGGTATGTTCGAGCATGTAAGGGAATtctaaagaataaatataagcttgaacttgataaaaagaaaacataattacGTCCTCTCAACTCACTCAACTAAAttcaactcaagaataagaaACGTAGTTCAACTCAATGATAACATACTCGATTCTGggtactcaactcaaagatactcaactcaagataaagcaaataaaaaaatatgcaatatatgaaaagtttttaaagcAATAGGTAGCAAATCAATGTATTTAAGAATACAATATACTCCGTTCATATGCaagaatatatacaaaataaactctatctgtaaataaaaatacaaaataattttttgggaGTTCCTCTAACCGAAAATCATCACTATGAGTTATATGATGATACAGTGTCTCGACCATGCTGTCagaattgtcctatactttgtcgaGGTATAGAATTTCTCAACTAGTGGatcactagtctatgctaaaaagcactaaggaatcatctaaaaagtataacccTTTTGggtacatggtttatggagacttgagtgaCCTGAACTCGTCCCCATATTggtactcaatactactcccaaaaataaactcagtcatatgtttaaaacataactctttctctggtttgagattattactcaaaatatTTCTCTAAAAAGAGATGTTACTCAAACTGttcaaaattcttttggaaATATCTGTGTCCTCCtcttttaaaaatgtaaaaacatttactcttgggaattcttagttctcatatattattttaaagaaaataaactcgACTCTACTCTTTCTCagctcaagtcttaaaacaagttcagaaaaatttgtaaaagacttctcaaaataaAGTTCATGTCGAATTATGGACGTGAATGACTTAATTCAAGATTTTCAATAACCATTCATAGAACTCAATACTCGAGGCTCAATAACTCCTGAACTCAAGGATTCAATGATACTAATTATTTCCAGAATGCTTGACTCaaagggttcatgcggaattatgggcatgaacaactcaactcaaggactcaaagaTACTTCTCATGTCTATATTGCTCGCCTTATAAGGTTCATACGAAATTATGGACATGAACAACTCAAAGACTTCATTATACCACTCGTAGACAAAACACACCATGAAGTAGACATTAGACCTGacatagaaataaaaatagatggacacaaaatttaatttttttatatatataatatagaaataGAAACACAGATGGGCACAACAGATGAACAATGGACTCAACATGGAATAAGATATAACACTGAAATAGCTGAACAcgatattgaatttaaatgttattattacatagaaatggaataaaatcaaagataaaatattgaattagaCATCTCATATCACTAGAAGGTCTTTTCAATCAATTTGGTTTGAACTCAATTTCACAAATATGTTTTAGtggtgatttatttatttttattttgaaaattagtatATCTTATGTATAACTATGAATTGAGTAGATCTTA includes:
- the LOC107016342 gene encoding kirola-like, coding for MGVKGKLIASVEVKCKEHPILDFFHIHTHHIPNISPNIINHLEIHAGEAVKVGSIVSCNYNEAGQKKSAKQVIEAIDLDKKSITWKVIEGDVLDLYSSFTGTLSCEHEWTTWTIEYEKKNEDIPEPLIQLGLLLDLTKDIERHLFKK